The stretch of DNA GAGGGCGGCACGGGTGGCTCCGTTGCACCCCGGGCCCCAGCAGTAGGTGACCACGGTGGAGCCGGGGGTGATCAGGGCCGGGGCCAGCTCGGCGATCCGGGCGGTGGGGATGTGGACCGCGCCGGGGATGCGGCCCTGGGCCCAGGCGGCCTCGCTGCGGGTGTCCACGACGACGAGCCCCGGGACGCCGGCCTCCAGGTCGGCGTGGACGTCGGAGACGTCGGCCTCGAAGGCCAACCGGGCGGCGAAGTGATCGGCGGCCACAGCCGGTGCGGCTGCGGGGGCGGAGAGAACGGCGCTGGTGGGGGCGGTGG from Streptomyces sp. 846.5 encodes:
- a CDS encoding rhodanese-like domain-containing protein, yielding MTTTAPTSAVLSAPAAAPAVAADHFAARLAFEADVSDVHADLEAGVPGLVVVDTRSEAAWAQGRIPGAVHIPTARIAELAPALITPGSTVVTYCWGPGCNGATRAALAFARLGHPVKEMLGGFEYWAREGFPFDTAQGTEQRPIDDLTAPRSGIACAC